Proteins encoded together in one Rubripirellula reticaptiva window:
- a CDS encoding protein kinase domain-containing protein, producing MMTATECPSIERLRELTLGRLAEDDSDAVLDHLRDCQVCQAELETIGDGDDSLIHAIRSPDDDSGLASEPQFQQALVAALGALGSRDPSLTSSDVPAFPVSMDEYEIVRPLGRGGMGNVYLARHTKLGRLVAIKVLANHRLADAKMKERFEAEMRAVGRLSHPGIVTAHDAREIDGTAVLVTEFIDGMDLSQLVSRTGPIGVANACELVRQVAVALQYTSDQGFVHRDIKPSNIMLGSGAEVKLLDLGLARLQEPVHEPSNLTGTGQAMGTADFIAPEQVTDSRSVDVRADIYSLGCTLFKLLTGHAPFTGPEHSTAFAKMTAHVSSPPPKTSDQLPDVPRGLSNLIASMLAKDPASRPQTPMQVAEKLTPFARDADLNALIHHAETVVPDHAVATESVQQAPPQTQPWLRRTVPRSVAIAAGFVGLFVGLCGGFLIRIKSPDGSVVTVSAPEGSEISIHPEETKESVPTSAVATSLGNEYEAPFLMFAILASKAETDQYVAKHGGPSDDLNISHDGIRWYVVDPDVTTVQNFEKDGQAFHLVREAESLKFTNGNLREEIETAQSKGRQLIELRLSEQSGKSLRELTRNNLKRQLAIIVNGKIRMAPTINDEVGRDVAISGKFSDAEIKFLMDSLGSGLVQPLSKPADATESKTDLQRLQGVWLMSENNHSLVAFDTSTFVIADRDSVLSAGKMTFKGGKHKQMELNYSFPSGPKQTAVYRFLAKDRIELQLSYDPSALLSTNPDDALSVNVVVIDRLGDMPSTMEQTFELTKSPPLANIEVDTRGKLLQAAMQIMQVKSMGIEGYAAFHKKAQTAQHQTESNNHLKRLALGFHNFNAVYRKFPASASTGREGSLGVDNESQIQPFSWRVAILPFIEQQQLYEQYRFDEPWDSEANLKLLDQMPDVYRSPTAPADQPAGHTNYQGIANGTGAMGTTDGLKLRDIRDGTSNTLLIMETESSIPWTKPQDLDGIPEFTNDAVLRYALADGSVQTMHPIDMDKLKSLITRDGGEILPP from the coding sequence TGTCAGGTTTGCCAAGCCGAACTGGAAACGATCGGCGACGGCGATGACTCCCTCATCCACGCCATTCGGTCTCCCGACGACGATTCGGGCTTGGCTAGCGAACCCCAGTTCCAGCAGGCTTTGGTCGCGGCCCTGGGGGCACTCGGCAGCCGCGATCCATCGCTCACGTCCTCGGACGTTCCCGCCTTCCCCGTTTCAATGGACGAGTACGAGATCGTTCGTCCGCTCGGCCGTGGCGGAATGGGGAACGTGTATTTAGCCCGCCATACCAAGCTGGGGCGATTGGTTGCGATCAAAGTGCTAGCCAACCATCGTCTAGCTGATGCCAAAATGAAGGAGCGTTTCGAGGCCGAAATGCGGGCGGTCGGTCGGCTAAGTCATCCGGGCATCGTCACCGCTCATGACGCTCGCGAAATCGACGGAACGGCGGTGCTGGTGACCGAGTTCATCGACGGCATGGATTTGTCTCAGTTGGTTTCGCGAACCGGACCGATCGGCGTCGCGAACGCTTGCGAGCTCGTCCGACAAGTCGCGGTGGCACTGCAATACACCAGCGATCAAGGATTCGTTCATCGCGACATCAAACCGTCTAACATCATGCTGGGCAGCGGCGCCGAAGTGAAGTTGCTGGACTTGGGGTTGGCCCGTCTGCAGGAACCCGTTCACGAGCCGTCCAATTTGACCGGCACCGGACAAGCGATGGGGACGGCTGACTTCATCGCGCCCGAACAGGTCACCGACAGTCGCAGCGTTGACGTTCGTGCCGACATCTATTCGCTGGGCTGCACGCTATTCAAACTGCTGACCGGACACGCCCCGTTTACCGGTCCCGAACACTCGACCGCGTTCGCGAAGATGACCGCGCACGTTTCTTCCCCACCGCCAAAGACCAGCGATCAGCTTCCCGATGTGCCCCGCGGCTTGTCGAACTTGATCGCGTCGATGTTGGCGAAAGATCCCGCATCGCGACCACAAACTCCGATGCAGGTTGCTGAAAAACTGACACCGTTTGCTAGAGACGCCGACCTAAATGCGTTGATTCATCACGCCGAAACGGTCGTACCCGATCACGCCGTCGCTACCGAATCGGTACAGCAAGCCCCCCCTCAAACACAGCCGTGGCTGCGACGAACCGTGCCTCGATCCGTTGCGATCGCTGCGGGCTTTGTCGGTTTGTTCGTTGGATTGTGCGGTGGATTTCTGATTCGCATCAAGTCGCCCGATGGCTCGGTCGTGACAGTGAGTGCACCGGAGGGGAGTGAGATCAGCATTCATCCCGAAGAAACGAAAGAGTCCGTACCTACATCCGCTGTCGCGACATCGCTCGGAAACGAATACGAAGCCCCCTTCCTGATGTTTGCGATTTTGGCGTCGAAGGCCGAAACGGACCAGTATGTGGCCAAACATGGTGGGCCGTCCGACGACCTAAACATTTCTCACGATGGCATTCGCTGGTACGTAGTAGATCCAGACGTGACCACGGTGCAGAATTTCGAAAAGGATGGCCAAGCTTTTCATTTAGTTCGCGAAGCTGAATCGCTGAAGTTCACCAACGGAAACTTGCGTGAGGAAATCGAAACGGCGCAATCGAAAGGCAGGCAACTGATCGAACTGCGACTGAGCGAACAATCCGGAAAATCACTCCGCGAGTTGACTCGCAACAACTTGAAGCGACAACTGGCGATCATCGTCAACGGCAAGATTCGAATGGCGCCAACGATCAACGACGAAGTCGGACGCGATGTCGCCATCTCGGGTAAGTTCAGCGACGCAGAAATCAAGTTCCTAATGGATTCACTGGGCAGCGGACTTGTTCAACCATTGTCGAAACCGGCAGACGCGACGGAGTCGAAAACCGATCTCCAGCGATTGCAAGGCGTTTGGCTAATGTCAGAGAACAACCATTCGCTGGTCGCGTTCGACACCTCAACCTTTGTCATAGCCGATCGAGATTCGGTTCTATCCGCTGGAAAAATGACCTTCAAGGGCGGAAAGCACAAACAGATGGAACTGAATTATTCATTTCCATCTGGGCCAAAACAAACGGCAGTTTACCGTTTTCTTGCAAAGGACCGAATCGAACTACAGCTTAGTTACGATCCTTCTGCCTTGCTGTCGACAAACCCCGACGACGCCCTGAGTGTCAACGTGGTGGTAATCGATCGTCTTGGCGACATGCCCAGCACCATGGAACAGACTTTTGAGCTGACAAAGAGTCCTCCGTTGGCCAATATCGAAGTAGACACGAGGGGCAAGTTGCTGCAGGCCGCGATGCAGATCATGCAAGTGAAGTCGATGGGCATCGAAGGATACGCCGCGTTCCACAAGAAAGCACAGACGGCCCAACATCAAACAGAGTCCAACAATCACTTGAAACGATTGGCCCTTGGTTTTCACAACTTCAACGCCGTGTACCGAAAGTTTCCCGCTTCGGCATCGACCGGGCGGGAAGGATCACTTGGCGTCGACAACGAATCGCAGATTCAGCCGTTCTCTTGGCGAGTAGCGATCTTGCCGTTTATTGAACAACAACAGCTTTACGAGCAATATCGCTTTGACGAACCGTGGGACAGCGAAGCCAATTTGAAATTACTGGACCAAATGCCCGACGTATATCGCAGCCCCACGGCGCCGGCCGATCAACCGGCCGGACACACCAACTATCAAGGCATCGCCAACGGAACCGGTGCGATGGGAACCACCGACGGCCTAAAACTACGAGACATCCGCGACGGAACGTCGAACACGTTATTGATCATGGAAACCGAATCGTCGATACCTTGGACGAAGCCGCAAGATCTGGACGGGATACCCGAGTTCACCAATGACGCGGTACTTCGCTACGCCCTGGCCGACGGATCAGTGCAAACGATGCACCCAATCGACATGGACAAACTAAAATCCCTGATCACAAGAGACGGCGGCGAAATCTTGCCCCCCTAA
- a CDS encoding PH domain-containing protein, which translates to MSDEETVFVDSPSMFRNNPIGFVVTVILCLVGVGIPILLVWYFRCRSTELTITNLRTRLHRGWLSRSITEVWHRDVRNVQLDQTFFQRILDTGRIGVSSAAQSGIEIDVSGLRGPDKIKNIIDKYRAKAD; encoded by the coding sequence ATGTCCGACGAAGAAACCGTCTTTGTTGACTCGCCTTCGATGTTTCGAAACAACCCCATCGGATTCGTTGTCACCGTGATTTTGTGCCTTGTCGGGGTCGGAATCCCCATCCTATTAGTTTGGTATTTTCGTTGCCGGTCGACTGAATTGACTATCACCAACCTTCGAACGCGATTGCATCGAGGTTGGCTCAGTCGGTCGATCACCGAAGTCTGGCACCGTGACGTACGCAACGTTCAGCTGGATCAAACGTTCTTTCAACGAATTCTTGATACGGGTCGGATCGGGGTCAGCAGTGCGGCTCAATCAGGGATTGAAATCGATGTCAGCGGCCTGCGAGGTCCTGATAAAATCAAAAACATCATCGACAAATATCGGGCCAAGGCCGACTGA
- a CDS encoding cellulase family glycosylhydrolase codes for MLLLSRSIGLLVLIAVGICFSLARPCVYAQEQTTPKRPGVFRQNDLVTVRGGDGEMLRGVAVFVFKYRRSDVQQSGVALLDDIDSDTYWDELVDRGINAVRVVYFDPWQRSHGDAGASDPYPFADLDNADDVAATLRDIDKAVEQADRRGMSVMINYHDTGGYRDPLHTVAADDRHFSYGESMQYCQRFWKLVASRYRNQAHVFYELTNEPVRWHPNDYTATDLENFASLYGQVRSDAPETHVVLVSAATTASWDRRRNLLFLARELEKRGVDFSNASIGFHPYSLADIDADGQACSPQVADLDLIKPVTELMRAGYAALNTEQNFPTGTIESEDPDSPPLLKGDSTGIQSMQRLGISWFLWNTSGPKEMRNLDWLITDAAKHGYAW; via the coding sequence ATGCTCTTGCTGTCTCGCTCCATCGGTTTGCTCGTTTTGATCGCGGTCGGAATCTGCTTCTCGTTAGCACGACCTTGCGTCTATGCACAGGAACAGACAACTCCCAAACGTCCGGGCGTGTTTCGCCAGAATGATTTAGTAACCGTTCGCGGCGGCGATGGCGAAATGCTTCGCGGTGTTGCTGTTTTTGTATTCAAGTATCGCCGGAGCGACGTTCAACAGTCTGGTGTCGCGCTGCTGGATGACATCGACTCGGACACTTACTGGGACGAATTGGTTGACCGAGGCATCAATGCGGTTCGCGTCGTTTACTTTGATCCATGGCAACGGTCTCACGGCGACGCAGGTGCCAGCGATCCGTATCCCTTCGCTGACCTCGACAATGCTGACGACGTCGCGGCGACGCTTCGCGACATCGACAAGGCTGTCGAACAGGCCGACCGGCGCGGCATGTCGGTGATGATCAATTACCACGACACCGGTGGCTATCGAGATCCGCTGCACACGGTCGCTGCCGACGACCGACACTTTTCCTACGGGGAATCGATGCAGTATTGCCAGCGGTTTTGGAAACTGGTAGCCAGCCGTTATCGAAACCAGGCTCATGTTTTTTACGAACTGACTAACGAACCGGTGCGTTGGCATCCAAACGACTATACCGCGACCGACTTGGAAAATTTCGCCTCGCTGTACGGCCAAGTACGCAGTGATGCACCCGAGACTCATGTGGTGTTGGTATCAGCCGCAACGACGGCCAGTTGGGATCGCCGCCGGAACTTGCTGTTCCTAGCCCGAGAACTTGAAAAACGGGGTGTCGACTTTTCCAACGCGTCTATCGGATTTCATCCTTACTCGCTTGCCGACATCGACGCTGATGGCCAAGCGTGCTCGCCCCAGGTCGCTGACTTGGATCTGATCAAGCCCGTGACCGAGCTGATGAGAGCTGGGTATGCGGCACTGAATACTGAACAAAACTTTCCAACCGGCACGATCGAGTCCGAAGATCCCGATTCTCCGCCGCTCTTAAAAGGCGATAGCACAGGGATCCAATCCATGCAGCGTCTTGGCATCAGTTGGTTTCTTTGGAACACATCAGGCCCCAAAGAAATGAGAAATCTAGACTGGCTGATCACCGACGCGGCGAAGCACGGGTACGCTTGGTAG
- a CDS encoding vWA domain-containing protein has protein sequence MTFPIQNADTAISNRRILAIETPTLGAGPRVGFKLLLCLIAMIIVCACFVASVLSRPARTPILTLTGVYGPEWDLNAWVAEDLDTIGTLGQGTFSVRELPSIDQIAGGFWDETNDAIRAALQACPKERPLTFYVNLHGAVDDEGRACWIPPNALVTDASTWFPINDFLDHVAQLQSENEFRPIVLLLECGRLRAHWPAGISDNDFDDQLGGVLASHHRNYPQSRVTILSSAARRQRSLYSRLGDGDVFTRYVADGLSGAADGYGTNQKADGYVDTDELHRFVRQQVDGWAVQHRSLSQTPTLHRAGASQPIEIARVSRQQRRESTKTPAPSKEDLKRLRSAIDSAVAMRDLHPISVDAHAWSQIQRTMHSIGQSVYGGKSVRDSSDRWYSRLEHQLQSLRQKIAMRASESSHWVDIEMNRSAHQIWSAIAKQPTHRTAADMIRELAPDKIVPVPMLYALLHGDEDKIVASGGTESKFWRRTDLIRRLASAQASWLDTTLSLPDGVFPAADQIASPVHNSRRHLADTILANVSPLGDALADDSKTGESTSIDSVVQSLDQFESSVKTARAALSELVLAWETRDQAFLELPYLIQVIDEVTATLHSHLADTDESTGMDDVMRLDTLLNQFTDQKQPWTPTSSDQIAIATKRSREFLEHMSGARESTLMSMHDTPAKGSSGSMGARAGTLSSANRCGLIASDPFQQMRIEERLRQLDGELAHKPLPSLVSNHDQVDEHTVHVTPDSLGIMLGLDPDDTNASEVRRQLRSLTSTHSQTLTNRHKARRAVSIIVNEQFSGVIDAAQKAERQSRLASRIDETLDDFWYAPSTSGSAYFDVTAQALLSLAGTDAIETPTWKTTKRAVNEKLILRRLASANGLVIQAKSTPSFIERQKQSISVSLDPSAGQGQLPGGTAVLSIRQPDGVTSLSDQPIVIRDSGPTTSPSKSAISELTLTTMQSSDSVAEVNFRGNRYQSSVMSSGTAFGVASRGQSRETGAEITIRDAMDAGRAVTFILDCSASMNESVDGELGRSTPGSRSANKFDAARSALYEMMRRMQPSGSQVGLVLYGHRMAVAADQRFSENDGLLLQKRYHKRFPFSPTIRPFEDVEVALPTGRFDIVELELARQHLDAAVPWGQTPLYLAISKAINDISRAGHGVTKDIIVISDGRNYQFNPTAETVFTLGQLVSQATEHGVRIHVIGFGLPTAEAATAAIEFETLASGSGGESVIDVKNATELLRRMEQLSSSQTFQIQLPDGTKREGKFSETIKLPEIANVNSPILVSIGGVSTTIAVSPGDCLELLANQMQHRLSTPPYLAGAPVFRPLATAEDHAVSTRVGVETPTLEKKDCRFRLSLQRGDQQVSDRPASMWVEIVPKSREPIANQVATDQVAYRTSQFQWLPKMPCPVAEFSCQDWPANATGYQMQVWCAAKSPTSDLVTIDAESSEGKSRDLKGIDGVTYRIERTADEIQIGFEYAGTDSVDLDAMLVVNVNGVPLASADHWYDDGGKRSFHVFRLADTSGTVHLELETISNIKKRSVHTVRPIQGTMLPSVATLQATTPGGIRK, from the coding sequence ATGACGTTCCCGATACAAAATGCCGATACCGCGATATCCAATCGTCGTATTCTTGCGATAGAAACGCCAACCCTTGGAGCAGGTCCGCGAGTCGGATTCAAGTTGCTGCTGTGTTTGATCGCGATGATCATTGTCTGTGCCTGTTTCGTTGCATCCGTTCTTTCGCGTCCAGCACGCACGCCCATTCTGACTTTAACTGGCGTCTACGGTCCCGAATGGGACTTGAATGCTTGGGTGGCCGAAGATCTGGACACGATCGGAACGTTGGGCCAGGGCACGTTCTCTGTCCGCGAACTGCCCAGCATCGATCAAATCGCGGGCGGATTTTGGGACGAAACCAACGATGCGATTCGCGCGGCTCTGCAGGCCTGCCCAAAAGAGCGGCCGTTGACGTTCTATGTGAACTTGCACGGTGCAGTAGACGATGAAGGTCGCGCCTGCTGGATTCCGCCGAATGCGTTAGTGACAGACGCGTCGACTTGGTTTCCAATCAACGACTTCCTGGACCATGTCGCGCAGTTGCAGTCCGAGAATGAGTTCCGCCCGATCGTCTTGCTGCTTGAATGCGGCCGGCTACGAGCCCATTGGCCGGCAGGAATTTCCGACAACGATTTTGATGATCAACTCGGTGGTGTGCTAGCATCGCATCACCGCAATTACCCACAATCCAGGGTCACCATTCTGTCATCGGCGGCTCGTCGACAACGCAGTCTGTATTCTCGGCTTGGCGACGGTGACGTGTTCACTCGCTATGTTGCCGATGGCTTGAGCGGAGCGGCCGACGGCTATGGGACCAATCAAAAGGCGGACGGATACGTCGACACTGACGAACTGCATCGCTTTGTCCGTCAACAAGTCGATGGCTGGGCCGTGCAACACCGCAGTCTGTCACAGACGCCGACATTACATCGCGCAGGTGCGTCGCAGCCCATCGAAATCGCTCGCGTGAGCCGTCAACAGCGGCGTGAATCGACAAAGACTCCGGCTCCGTCGAAGGAAGACCTGAAACGCTTGCGATCAGCAATCGATTCCGCTGTGGCGATGCGCGACCTGCATCCAATTTCGGTGGATGCTCATGCTTGGTCACAGATACAACGAACCATGCATTCGATCGGGCAATCGGTCTACGGAGGCAAGTCCGTCCGAGATTCCAGCGATCGGTGGTACAGCCGACTGGAACACCAATTGCAAAGTTTGCGACAAAAAATTGCTATGCGAGCGAGCGAGTCATCCCATTGGGTGGACATCGAAATGAATCGAAGTGCCCACCAAATTTGGTCCGCGATCGCAAAGCAGCCCACCCATCGTACCGCAGCCGACATGATCCGAGAGCTCGCCCCAGACAAAATCGTACCAGTCCCAATGCTGTACGCTCTGCTGCATGGCGACGAGGACAAAATCGTTGCATCGGGCGGTACGGAGTCGAAATTTTGGCGACGGACGGATCTGATTCGGCGTCTGGCGTCGGCACAGGCCAGCTGGCTTGATACGACTTTGAGTCTGCCCGACGGAGTGTTCCCGGCTGCCGATCAGATTGCGTCGCCTGTACACAATAGCAGACGACATCTGGCCGATACGATCCTGGCAAATGTCTCGCCACTGGGCGATGCGCTCGCGGACGATTCTAAAACCGGCGAATCTACTTCGATCGATTCGGTCGTCCAATCGCTGGATCAGTTCGAAAGCAGTGTGAAGACGGCACGAGCGGCGTTATCCGAGTTAGTGCTGGCATGGGAGACTCGCGATCAAGCTTTCCTAGAACTGCCCTATCTGATCCAAGTGATTGACGAAGTCACCGCGACACTGCACTCCCATTTGGCCGATACGGACGAGTCAACTGGCATGGATGATGTCATGCGATTGGATACGTTGCTGAATCAATTTACCGATCAAAAACAACCCTGGACACCGACCAGCAGCGACCAAATCGCCATCGCGACAAAGCGATCTCGCGAGTTTCTGGAACACATGTCGGGAGCGCGAGAGTCGACTCTGATGTCCATGCACGACACGCCGGCGAAGGGCTCATCCGGCTCGATGGGTGCCAGGGCGGGCACGTTATCGTCCGCCAATCGCTGTGGCTTGATTGCGTCGGATCCGTTTCAACAAATGCGAATCGAAGAACGACTTCGACAACTCGATGGCGAGCTTGCTCACAAGCCCCTTCCGTCGCTTGTCTCAAATCATGATCAAGTTGACGAACACACGGTCCATGTCACTCCCGATTCATTGGGGATCATGCTGGGACTGGATCCCGACGATACCAACGCCAGCGAAGTTCGCCGACAGCTACGTTCCCTGACATCCACTCACAGCCAGACGCTGACGAACCGCCACAAGGCGCGGCGAGCAGTTTCGATCATCGTCAACGAACAATTCTCTGGCGTGATCGACGCTGCCCAGAAAGCCGAACGTCAGTCTCGGTTGGCCAGCCGCATCGACGAGACGCTGGATGACTTTTGGTACGCGCCGTCTACTTCGGGATCGGCATACTTTGACGTTACTGCTCAGGCGCTGCTAAGCCTGGCTGGGACCGATGCGATTGAAACGCCGACTTGGAAAACGACCAAGCGAGCGGTGAATGAAAAGCTTATCTTGCGTCGACTCGCGTCCGCTAACGGACTGGTGATCCAAGCGAAATCTACACCTTCGTTTATCGAGCGACAGAAACAATCGATTTCGGTTTCGCTGGATCCATCGGCAGGTCAAGGACAACTGCCCGGCGGAACTGCAGTCTTGTCAATTCGCCAACCCGATGGTGTGACCAGTCTATCGGATCAGCCGATTGTGATTCGTGATTCTGGTCCGACGACTTCGCCGTCAAAATCAGCGATCAGTGAACTGACGCTGACGACCATGCAAAGTAGCGACTCGGTCGCCGAGGTGAACTTCCGGGGCAATCGCTACCAATCGTCGGTGATGTCATCTGGCACGGCATTTGGCGTTGCGTCACGCGGCCAATCCCGCGAAACCGGCGCCGAGATCACGATCCGAGACGCAATGGACGCTGGCCGCGCGGTCACGTTCATCCTGGACTGTTCCGCCTCGATGAACGAGTCTGTGGACGGGGAACTCGGTCGTTCCACGCCGGGCTCGCGAAGTGCGAACAAGTTCGACGCCGCCCGTTCGGCTCTCTACGAGATGATGCGGCGCATGCAGCCGAGCGGCTCGCAAGTTGGACTAGTTCTGTATGGGCACCGCATGGCCGTTGCCGCTGACCAACGATTCAGTGAAAACGATGGACTGCTATTACAGAAACGGTATCACAAACGGTTTCCCTTCTCACCAACGATCCGGCCGTTCGAAGATGTAGAGGTTGCCTTGCCCACAGGACGCTTTGATATCGTTGAACTCGAACTCGCACGACAGCACTTGGACGCTGCCGTGCCGTGGGGGCAAACGCCTCTTTATCTTGCGATTTCCAAAGCGATCAATGACATCAGTCGCGCCGGTCACGGTGTCACCAAAGACATCATCGTGATTTCAGATGGACGTAACTACCAGTTCAATCCAACGGCCGAGACTGTCTTCACGCTTGGTCAATTGGTTTCTCAGGCAACCGAACATGGCGTGCGAATTCATGTCATCGGATTTGGGTTGCCAACGGCCGAAGCAGCCACCGCAGCGATCGAGTTTGAGACCTTGGCAAGTGGTAGCGGTGGCGAATCCGTGATCGATGTGAAGAACGCAACGGAGTTACTGAGGCGAATGGAACAGCTATCGTCGTCCCAGACTTTCCAGATCCAACTGCCCGACGGAACTAAACGGGAAGGCAAATTTAGCGAAACGATCAAGTTGCCAGAGATCGCGAACGTCAACTCACCAATCTTGGTAAGCATCGGCGGCGTATCCACGACGATTGCGGTCTCGCCCGGCGATTGTTTGGAATTGCTGGCCAACCAAATGCAACATCGACTCAGTACACCCCCGTATCTGGCTGGGGCTCCGGTGTTTCGACCGCTGGCGACTGCGGAGGACCACGCCGTATCGACACGTGTCGGCGTTGAAACGCCAACGCTTGAAAAGAAAGATTGTCGTTTCCGGCTCTCGCTGCAACGAGGCGATCAACAAGTTTCCGATCGCCCAGCGTCGATGTGGGTAGAAATCGTGCCGAAGTCTCGTGAGCCTATTGCTAACCAAGTTGCCACTGATCAGGTTGCCTATCGAACTAGCCAGTTCCAGTGGTTGCCGAAGATGCCTTGTCCGGTCGCCGAGTTCTCGTGCCAAGATTGGCCTGCCAACGCGACTGGTTACCAGATGCAAGTGTGGTGCGCGGCCAAGTCACCGACTTCTGATTTAGTGACAATCGACGCTGAGTCAAGCGAAGGCAAATCACGAGATTTGAAGGGGATCGACGGCGTGACGTACCGCATTGAACGAACTGCTGATGAAATCCAGATCGGGTTTGAGTATGCCGGCACCGATTCAGTCGACTTGGACGCGATGTTGGTGGTCAATGTCAACGGAGTCCCGCTAGCGTCCGCAGATCATTGGTACGACGACGGCGGCAAACGCAGCTTCCACGTGTTCCGATTGGCAGACACATCGGGGACGGTTCACCTTGAGCTTGAAACGATCTCGAACATCAAAAAGCGATCGGTACACACGGTTCGCCCCATCCAAGGAACCATGCTGCCAAGTGTTGCGACCCTTCAAGCAACGACGCCCGGCGGAATACGTAAATAG